From Micromonospora rhizosphaerae, the proteins below share one genomic window:
- a CDS encoding FAD-binding oxidoreductase, whose protein sequence is MRAERVDHPVDHDQAVDTLRRSYAAVPAGEPVRLAKRTSNLFRPRSAPRTPGLDVSGLDGVLSVDPAARTADVQGMCSYEDLVDATLPHGLMPLVVPQLRTITLGGAVTGLGIESTSFRNGLPHESVLEMDLLTGAGEIVTARPQGEHADLFRAFPNSLGSLGYATRLRIELQPVRRYVALRNIRFTRLEELTDAIGEVITKGSWAGDPVDAMDGVMFSPGEAYLVLGTFTDDAERPSDYTGQEIYYRSLRQCTRDALTAYDYLWRWDTDWFWCSAAFGVQHPVIRRLWPARYRRSDVYHRLVRLEHRHQVAARIDRWRGQPPRERVVQDVEIPLDGTAEFLRWFARHVGMTPVWLCPLRLREPAGPGSARSWPLYPLKPGESYVNIGFWGSVPIADGAADGDVNRAVERAVSEAGGHKSLYSDAYYDREAFDRLYGGETWRAVKDRYDPDHRLTGLYEKAVARQ, encoded by the coding sequence ATGCGCGCGGAGCGTGTGGATCATCCGGTTGACCATGATCAAGCGGTGGACACGCTGCGGCGGTCGTACGCCGCGGTGCCCGCCGGCGAGCCCGTACGGCTGGCCAAACGCACCTCCAACCTGTTCCGCCCGAGGTCGGCGCCCCGCACCCCGGGGCTGGACGTGAGCGGCCTCGACGGAGTGCTCTCCGTCGACCCGGCTGCCCGGACCGCCGACGTGCAGGGCATGTGCAGCTACGAGGACCTGGTCGACGCCACCCTGCCGCACGGGCTGATGCCGCTGGTGGTGCCGCAGTTGCGCACCATCACTCTGGGCGGCGCGGTGACCGGGCTGGGCATCGAGTCCACCTCCTTCCGCAACGGCCTGCCGCACGAGTCGGTGCTTGAGATGGACCTGCTCACCGGCGCCGGCGAGATCGTGACCGCCCGCCCGCAGGGCGAGCACGCCGACCTCTTCCGCGCCTTCCCCAACTCGCTGGGCAGCCTCGGCTACGCCACCCGGCTACGGATCGAACTCCAGCCGGTCCGCCGGTACGTGGCGCTGCGCAACATCCGGTTCACCCGGCTGGAGGAGTTGACCGACGCGATCGGCGAGGTGATCACCAAGGGTTCCTGGGCGGGCGACCCCGTCGACGCGATGGACGGGGTGATGTTCAGCCCCGGCGAGGCGTACCTGGTGCTCGGCACGTTCACCGACGACGCGGAGCGACCCAGCGACTACACCGGGCAGGAGATCTACTACCGATCCCTGCGCCAGTGCACCCGGGACGCCCTCACCGCGTACGACTATCTGTGGCGCTGGGACACCGACTGGTTCTGGTGCTCCGCGGCGTTCGGGGTGCAGCACCCCGTCATCCGCCGGCTCTGGCCGGCGCGGTACCGGCGCAGCGACGTCTACCACCGGCTGGTCCGGCTGGAGCACCGGCACCAGGTGGCCGCCCGGATCGACCGCTGGCGCGGCCAGCCGCCCCGGGAGCGGGTGGTGCAGGACGTGGAGATCCCGCTCGACGGCACCGCCGAGTTCCTGCGCTGGTTCGCCCGCCACGTGGGGATGACGCCGGTCTGGCTCTGCCCGCTGAGGCTGCGCGAGCCGGCCGGCCCGGGGTCCGCCCGGTCCTGGCCGCTTTATCCCCTCAAACCGGGCGAAAGTTATGTGAACATTGGCTTCTGGGGAAGCGTGCCGATCGCCGACGGCGCCGCCGACGGCGACGTCAACCGGGCGGTCGAGCGCGCGGTGTCGGAGGCGGGCGGGCACAAGTCGCTCTACTCCGACGCGTACTACGACCGGGAGGCGTTCGACCGGCTCTACGGCGGGGAGACCTGGCGCGCCGTGAAGGACCGCTACGACCCGGACCACCGGCTCACCGGACTGTACGAGAAGGCGGTAGCACGACAATGA
- a CDS encoding class I SAM-dependent methyltransferase, producing MSLTDREQGAANAPSSPPAGGRRTGKTVADVVRAVTAGDLPIRITGYDGSAVGPADAGITLSIRTERGLSYLLTAPGDLGMARAYVSGDLALSGVHPGDPYEAFRVLRDELQLRLPSVPEALALVRGLGWQRLLPPPPPPQEAAPRWKRVVNGLRHSRTRDSNAISHHYDVSNAFYEKVLGPSMTYTCAVFHSSGDTLEQAQAAKYDLVAGKLALKPGMKLLDVGCGWGGMVRHAAREYGVKALGVTLSKAQAQWAQAAIEREGLGELAEVRHLDYRDAPREQFDAISSIGLTEHIGVRNYPAYFGALRDRLRPGGRLLNHCITRADNRAPHRSGAFIDRYVFPDGELAGPGRLISEIHDAGLEVHHEENLRQHYALTLAGWCRNLAEHWDFCVSEVGPGTARVWGLYMAGSRLAFERNDIELHQVLATHDGPDGVNGYPLRPDWTP from the coding sequence ATGAGCCTGACCGACCGTGAACAGGGGGCGGCGAACGCCCCGTCCAGCCCGCCGGCGGGAGGCCGGCGCACGGGCAAGACCGTGGCGGACGTGGTCCGCGCGGTCACCGCCGGCGACCTGCCGATCCGCATCACCGGGTACGACGGCAGCGCAGTCGGCCCGGCCGACGCCGGCATCACCCTGTCGATCCGAACCGAGCGGGGTCTGTCCTACCTGCTCACCGCCCCGGGCGACCTGGGCATGGCCCGCGCGTACGTCAGCGGTGACCTCGCGCTGAGCGGGGTGCACCCGGGCGACCCGTACGAGGCGTTCCGGGTGCTCAGGGACGAGCTGCAGCTGCGGCTGCCGTCGGTGCCCGAGGCGTTGGCCCTGGTCCGCGGCCTCGGCTGGCAGCGGCTGCTGCCGCCGCCGCCCCCGCCGCAGGAGGCCGCGCCGCGCTGGAAGCGGGTGGTGAACGGGCTGCGGCACTCCCGCACCCGGGACAGCAACGCGATCTCCCACCACTACGACGTCTCGAACGCCTTCTACGAGAAGGTGCTCGGTCCGTCCATGACGTACACCTGCGCGGTCTTCCACAGCTCGGGCGACACGCTGGAGCAGGCCCAGGCGGCCAAGTACGACCTGGTCGCCGGCAAGCTGGCGCTCAAGCCGGGGATGAAGCTGCTCGACGTCGGCTGCGGCTGGGGCGGCATGGTCCGGCACGCGGCCCGGGAGTACGGCGTGAAGGCGCTCGGGGTGACCCTGTCCAAGGCGCAGGCGCAGTGGGCGCAGGCGGCGATCGAGCGGGAGGGGCTGGGCGAGCTCGCCGAGGTGCGGCACCTGGACTACCGGGACGCCCCCCGGGAGCAGTTCGACGCGATCTCCTCGATCGGGCTGACCGAGCACATCGGGGTGCGCAACTACCCGGCCTACTTCGGTGCACTCCGGGACCGGCTGCGCCCGGGCGGCCGGCTGCTCAACCACTGCATCACCCGGGCGGACAACCGGGCCCCGCACCGCTCCGGCGCCTTCATCGACCGGTACGTCTTCCCCGACGGCGAGCTGGCCGGGCCGGGACGGCTGATCAGCGAGATCCACGACGCCGGCCTCGAGGTGCACCACGAGGAGAACCTTCGCCAGCACTACGCGCTGACCCTGGCCGGCTGGTGCCGCAACCTGGCCGAGCACTGGGACTTCTGCGTCTCGGAGGTGGGTCCGGGCACCGCCCGGGTGTGGGGCCTCTACATGGCCGGCTCCCGGCTCGCCTTCGAGCGCAACGACATCGAGCTGCACCAGGTGCTGGCCACCCACGATGGCCCGGACGGCGTGAACGGCTACCCGCTGCGCCCGGACTGGACCCCCTGA
- a CDS encoding RICIN domain-containing protein, protein MSDPELRTDPPGTVYGARRAVRPTLPRDPLMRIALATALVGVLLGVFFATGVLGGEDEPVVPAAVGPTTAASGPAPAAPTTEPAPTTPAEPSPTAAATTPPAPTGGPKVFRAAASGLCVGVTDDDPEGADAALADCTGGPEQQWMATPVATDVFTLINAASGKCLDVDGQRTDDGVDVQQWSCNGQPNQQWRLTPTGAGPVLLVAVHSGKCAQVDDAGTEAGDQLEQAPCSGAPEQQWTVG, encoded by the coding sequence ATGTCCGACCCCGAGCTGCGCACCGATCCGCCCGGCACCGTCTACGGCGCCCGCCGGGCGGTCCGCCCCACCCTGCCGCGGGACCCGCTGATGCGGATCGCGCTGGCCACCGCGCTGGTCGGCGTACTGCTGGGAGTCTTTTTCGCCACCGGTGTGCTGGGCGGCGAGGACGAGCCGGTGGTGCCCGCGGCGGTCGGGCCGACCACGGCGGCCAGCGGGCCGGCCCCGGCCGCGCCGACCACCGAGCCCGCACCCACCACCCCGGCCGAGCCGTCGCCGACGGCCGCGGCCACCACCCCGCCGGCACCGACCGGCGGACCGAAGGTCTTCCGGGCGGCCGCCTCCGGGCTCTGCGTCGGGGTGACCGACGACGATCCCGAGGGCGCGGACGCCGCGCTGGCCGACTGCACCGGCGGACCGGAGCAGCAGTGGATGGCGACCCCGGTCGCCACCGACGTGTTCACCCTGATCAACGCGGCCAGCGGCAAGTGCCTGGACGTGGACGGGCAGCGCACCGACGACGGCGTGGACGTGCAGCAGTGGTCCTGCAACGGGCAGCCCAACCAGCAGTGGCGGCTCACCCCGACCGGCGCCGGCCCGGTGCTGCTGGTCGCCGTGCACAGCGGCAAGTGCGCGCAGGTCGACGACGCCGGCACCGAGGCCGGTGACCAGCTCGAACAGGCCCCCTGCTCGGGCGCGCCCGAGCAGCAGTGGACGGTCGGCTGA
- a CDS encoding YciI family protein: MKYMMFVCTDTEPDTDPTAAPDIDDWVSERDARGQRLTGDALAPPSAATTVRVRGGELLVSDGPFAETKEVIVGFDLLECADLDEAIEVARSHPMAYRGRIELRPFANPDA, encoded by the coding sequence ATGAAGTACATGATGTTCGTCTGCACCGACACCGAGCCGGACACCGACCCGACCGCGGCGCCCGACATCGACGACTGGGTTTCGGAGCGGGACGCCCGGGGTCAGCGGCTGACCGGCGACGCGCTGGCACCGCCCTCGGCGGCCACGACGGTCCGCGTTCGCGGCGGCGAGCTGCTCGTCTCCGACGGCCCGTTCGCCGAGACCAAGGAGGTGATCGTGGGCTTCGACCTGCTCGAATGTGCCGACCTGGACGAGGCGATCGAGGTCGCGCGGAGCCACCCCATGGCCTACCGGGGTCGGATCGAGCTGCGCCCCTTCGCCAATCCGGATGCCTGA
- a CDS encoding CHRD domain-containing protein, with the protein MMRRSRLWAAAVAVSAAVAGAAVGTAAMGDDGGHDSHDSHDARQGKTVFAELSGYEEDPLTISTPGTGRFVAHIDEKRQEISYRLSYENLESAVQQAHIHFGGRHQSGGIVAFLCTNLGNGPAGTQTCPPAPATITGTITPADVVTAPNQGIDAGEFDELVDAIEAGVTYANVHTAVRTGGEIRGQINSDDDD; encoded by the coding sequence ATGATGAGACGTTCTCGACTGTGGGCGGCAGCGGTGGCGGTCAGCGCGGCGGTGGCCGGCGCCGCCGTGGGCACCGCGGCCATGGGTGACGACGGAGGCCATGACTCGCACGACTCTCACGACGCGCGGCAGGGGAAGACCGTATTTGCGGAGCTCAGCGGCTACGAGGAGGATCCGCTGACGATCTCGACGCCGGGCACGGGCCGGTTCGTGGCGCACATCGACGAAAAGCGTCAGGAGATTTCGTATCGACTGAGCTACGAGAACCTCGAGTCAGCTGTCCAGCAGGCGCACATCCACTTCGGGGGGAGACACCAGAGCGGCGGTATCGTCGCCTTCCTCTGCACGAACCTCGGCAACGGGCCGGCTGGCACTCAGACCTGCCCACCCGCTCCAGCCACGATCACGGGGACCATCACCCCCGCTGACGTCGTCACCGCCCCTAACCAGGGCATTGATGCCGGAGAGTTCGACGAGCTCGTCGACGCGATCGAGGCCGGCGTCACGTACGCCAACGTGCACACCGCGGTGCGCACGGGGGGCGAGATCAGGGGCCAGATCAACAGCGACGACGACGACTGA
- a CDS encoding winged helix-turn-helix domain-containing protein has product MRDVLYLEEREQAEVLLKPQRIEVLRQLAEPRTCTEVAGRLGQTPQRVYYHVKQLVAAGLAEQVSERRVRGISEGIYQAAARSYWLSPRLVGRIGGLRRARDELSLGHLLDLMEEVQADVAALDRNAPELPSIGVSGEIRVPAERRQEFLHDLQSTLRDLFTRYGGAEGDAFKLAVACYPKGENHE; this is encoded by the coding sequence ATGAGAGACGTCCTGTACCTGGAAGAGCGCGAGCAGGCCGAGGTCCTGCTCAAGCCGCAGCGCATCGAGGTGCTGCGGCAACTGGCCGAGCCGCGCACCTGCACCGAGGTCGCCGGCCGGTTGGGGCAGACGCCGCAGCGCGTCTACTACCACGTCAAGCAGCTCGTCGCCGCCGGCCTGGCCGAGCAGGTGTCCGAGCGCCGGGTGCGCGGCATCTCCGAGGGCATCTACCAGGCCGCCGCCCGGTCGTACTGGCTCTCACCCCGGCTCGTCGGGCGGATCGGCGGCCTGCGCCGGGCGCGGGACGAGCTGAGCCTCGGCCACCTGCTGGACCTGATGGAGGAGGTCCAGGCGGACGTCGCGGCGCTCGACCGCAACGCGCCCGAGCTGCCGTCGATCGGCGTCTCCGGCGAGATCCGGGTGCCGGCCGAGCGGCGCCAGGAGTTCCTGCACGACCTGCAGTCGACCCTGCGGGACCTGTTCACCCGCTACGGCGGCGCCGAGGGTGACGCCTTCAAGCTCGCCGTGGCCTGCTACCCGAAAGGCGAGAACCATGAGTGA
- a CDS encoding RNA polymerase sigma factor: protein MTKAADAVAVAGRESYARIVAALIRVTGDWTLAEDCAQEALTLAVERWPRDGVPANPGGWLMTTARNRAVDVLRRATVERRKLRDLALLTEPEPAPAGTEGDVVDDRLRLIFTCCHPALALEARVALTLRTVAGVPTADIARAFLVTESTMTRRLTRAKTKIATAGIPYRVPTGSALVERLPGVLAVLYLLFTRGYDADGEPAFADEAIRLTRLLDQLMPEQPEVAGLLALFLLHDSRRAARRDADGNLLTLDEQDRSRWDQAAVAEGLSLLDRAGHGPYALQGRIAACHATARTAADTDWPAIAGWYDQLALIRPTPVVRLNRAVAHGFAYGPATGLALVAEARAGGGLDGYPPALAAEAELTARQGDPVRAAALFRAAADVVGSAAERCALLRRAAGLAG from the coding sequence GTGACCAAGGCGGCCGACGCGGTGGCCGTCGCGGGCCGGGAGTCGTACGCCCGGATCGTGGCCGCGCTGATCCGCGTCACCGGGGACTGGACGCTCGCCGAGGACTGCGCCCAGGAGGCGTTGACCCTGGCCGTGGAGCGCTGGCCCCGCGACGGCGTACCCGCGAATCCGGGCGGCTGGCTGATGACGACCGCCCGGAACCGGGCCGTGGACGTGCTGCGCCGAGCCACCGTGGAACGCCGCAAGCTGCGGGACCTGGCGCTGCTCACTGAGCCGGAGCCGGCACCGGCCGGGACGGAGGGGGACGTGGTGGACGACCGGCTCCGGCTCATCTTCACCTGCTGCCACCCGGCGCTGGCCCTTGAGGCACGGGTCGCGTTGACCCTGCGCACGGTGGCCGGGGTGCCGACCGCCGACATCGCCCGCGCCTTCCTGGTCACCGAATCCACCATGACCCGGCGGCTCACCCGGGCCAAGACAAAGATCGCCACGGCCGGCATCCCGTACCGGGTGCCGACCGGATCCGCGCTGGTCGAGCGGCTGCCGGGCGTCCTGGCCGTGCTCTACCTGCTCTTCACCCGCGGGTACGACGCCGACGGCGAGCCCGCCTTCGCCGACGAGGCGATCCGGCTGACCCGGCTGCTCGATCAGCTGATGCCCGAGCAGCCCGAGGTGGCCGGGCTGCTCGCGCTGTTCCTCCTGCACGACTCCCGCCGGGCCGCCCGCCGCGACGCCGACGGCAATCTGCTCACCCTTGATGAGCAGGATCGCTCCCGCTGGGACCAGGCCGCCGTCGCCGAGGGGCTGTCGCTGCTCGACCGGGCCGGCCACGGCCCGTACGCCCTCCAGGGCCGGATCGCCGCCTGCCACGCCACCGCGCGGACCGCCGCTGACACCGACTGGCCGGCCATCGCCGGCTGGTACGACCAGCTGGCGCTGATCCGCCCCACCCCGGTGGTCCGGCTCAACCGCGCGGTGGCCCACGGGTTCGCGTACGGCCCGGCGACCGGCCTGGCCCTGGTCGCCGAGGCCCGCGCCGGCGGGGGGCTCGACGGCTACCCGCCGGCGCTGGCCGCGGAGGCCGAGCTGACCGCCCGCCAGGGCGACCCGGTCCGCGCCGCCGCGCTGTTCCGGGCCGCCGCCGACGTGGTGGGCTCTGCGGCGGAGCGATGCGCACTGCTCCGGCGCGCCGCGGGCCTGGCCGGTTGA
- a CDS encoding MFS transporter, which translates to MTRYRRLHPAWTVAAVSFVALVGAAGFRATPGVLLHPLHAEFRWPLATISAAVSVNLMLYGLTAPFAAALMDRFGIRRVVAGALALVAAGSGLTVFMTASWQLILCWGVLVGLGTGSMALAFVATVTGRWFVRRRGLVTGVLTAGGAAGQLVFLPLLAVLVRDHGWRVAALVVAGAALAVVPLAAWLLREHPADLGLPAYGATEVVAPAPPTGGAAARAVGALAQAARTRPFWLLAGGFAICGATTNGLVGTHFVPAAHDHGLPETTAAGLLALVGIFDIVGTVASGWLTDRVDSRLLLGAYYALRGASLLVLPGLFAGTAEPSMLVFVVFYGLDWVATVPPTVALCREYFGASGAVVFGWVFAAHQVGAAVAATGAGLVRDQLGDYALAWYVAGALSIGAAGLSLLLRRRRPLTVPVEPVALPVAAGRRAWSYRG; encoded by the coding sequence GTGACCCGATACCGCCGTCTCCATCCGGCCTGGACCGTGGCCGCGGTCTCCTTCGTGGCGCTGGTCGGCGCGGCCGGCTTCCGCGCCACGCCGGGAGTGCTGCTGCACCCGCTGCACGCCGAGTTCCGCTGGCCACTGGCCACCATCTCCGCCGCCGTCTCGGTCAACCTCATGCTCTACGGGCTGACCGCGCCCTTCGCCGCCGCGCTGATGGACCGGTTCGGCATCCGGCGCGTGGTCGCCGGGGCGCTGGCGCTGGTGGCGGCGGGCAGCGGCCTGACCGTGTTCATGACCGCGAGCTGGCAGCTGATCCTCTGCTGGGGCGTCCTCGTCGGGCTGGGCACCGGCTCGATGGCGCTGGCCTTCGTGGCCACGGTGACCGGGCGCTGGTTCGTCCGCCGCCGGGGCCTGGTGACCGGCGTGCTGACCGCCGGCGGGGCGGCCGGCCAACTGGTCTTCCTGCCGTTGCTGGCTGTCCTGGTCCGCGACCACGGCTGGCGGGTGGCCGCGCTCGTCGTCGCCGGGGCGGCGCTGGCGGTCGTACCTCTGGCGGCGTGGCTGCTGCGCGAGCACCCGGCGGATCTCGGCCTGCCCGCCTACGGCGCGACCGAGGTGGTGGCCCCGGCGCCGCCGACCGGTGGGGCGGCGGCCCGGGCGGTCGGCGCGCTGGCCCAGGCCGCGCGGACCCGGCCGTTCTGGCTGCTCGCCGGCGGCTTCGCGATCTGCGGCGCGACCACCAACGGCCTGGTCGGCACCCACTTCGTGCCGGCCGCCCACGACCACGGCCTGCCGGAGACCACCGCGGCCGGGCTGCTCGCCCTGGTCGGGATCTTCGACATCGTCGGCACGGTGGCCTCCGGCTGGCTCACCGACCGGGTGGACAGCCGGCTCCTGCTCGGCGCCTACTACGCGCTGCGCGGGGCGTCGCTGCTGGTGCTGCCCGGCCTCTTCGCCGGCACCGCCGAGCCGAGCATGCTGGTCTTCGTCGTCTTCTACGGCCTGGACTGGGTGGCCACCGTGCCGCCGACCGTGGCGCTGTGCCGGGAGTACTTCGGCGCGTCCGGAGCGGTGGTCTTCGGCTGGGTCTTCGCCGCCCACCAGGTCGGCGCGGCGGTCGCCGCCACCGGGGCCGGGCTGGTCCGGGACCAGCTCGGCGACTACGCCCTGGCCTGGTACGTGGCCGGCGCGCTCTCGATCGGTGCGGCCGGGCTCTCCCTGCTGCTGCGCCGGCGCCGGCCGCTCACCGTGCCGGTCGAGCCGGTCGCGCTTCCTGTGGCCGCCGGTCGGCGGGCGTGGAGCTACCGGGGCTGA
- a CDS encoding DUF427 domain-containing protein, translated as MPKAVWNDLIVAESDDTVVVEGNHYFPRSALRDDLIRDSDTHTVCPWKGTASYYTLEHDGKTSADAVWYYPEPKPEAEMVRDRVAFWKDVRVVD; from the coding sequence ATGCCGAAAGCCGTCTGGAACGACCTGATCGTCGCGGAGAGCGACGACACCGTGGTGGTCGAGGGTAACCACTACTTCCCCCGCTCGGCGCTGCGCGACGACCTGATCCGCGACTCCGACACGCACACGGTCTGCCCGTGGAAGGGCACCGCGTCGTACTACACGTTGGAGCACGACGGGAAGACCAGCGCCGATGCCGTCTGGTACTACCCGGAGCCCAAGCCGGAGGCGGAGATGGTGCGCGACCGGGTGGCCTTCTGGAAGGACGTCCGGGTCGTCGACTGA
- a CDS encoding aminoacyl-tRNA deacylase encodes MSSPALAALDAAGLPYRVIRHGPVRSLPEAAAARGVAVPDVVKTIVVRRGEDDHLFVLTPGDRVIAWPKLRALLGVSRLSMPDAAAAKAATGYERGTITPFGSTTAWPVIADERLRGREITLGAGERGVAVAVDADAAVAALGATVADVTEPEPAP; translated from the coding sequence ATGTCGTCCCCCGCCCTCGCCGCCCTCGACGCCGCCGGACTGCCGTACCGGGTGATCCGGCACGGCCCGGTCCGCAGCCTCCCCGAGGCGGCCGCCGCCCGCGGCGTGGCGGTCCCCGACGTGGTCAAGACGATCGTCGTACGCCGGGGCGAGGACGACCACCTCTTCGTGCTCACCCCCGGCGACCGGGTCATCGCCTGGCCCAAGCTGCGCGCCCTGCTCGGGGTGAGCCGGCTGTCCATGCCGGACGCCGCGGCCGCCAAGGCCGCCACCGGCTACGAGCGCGGCACCATCACCCCGTTCGGTTCGACCACCGCCTGGCCGGTAATCGCCGACGAGCGGCTGCGCGGCCGGGAGATCACCCTCGGCGCTGGCGAGCGCGGCGTGGCCGTCGCGGTGGACGCGGACGCCGCCGTCGCGGCCCTGGGGGCCACGGTCGCCGACGTGACCGAGCCCGAGCCCGCCCCCTGA
- a CDS encoding SRPBCC family protein has translation MSDLLTLRARLAAPAETVRRALTDPAELRVWLAEHAEVELPHRYAFWGRFTPEGDAPHQRLLHVDEHILRFAWLLDGVETTTEVELTPEGGTTVITLRQSHFDFAEAMSGSSIRGVLQTFWGLAIANLAAHLESRPLLPRTDFTSSDLRGELLIAAPMDRVWASLTDSDQASAWFGHPIGIEPWVGGRYAMGGFESGYAAKVIDLEPGRKVSVDWGPTGIITWELAESDGKTKLTFVQSGFDEGRPPYAAWSGSVAGLAELRRYHEVENWQPIWLSVEMPATAGSTS, from the coding sequence ATGAGTGACCTGCTGACCCTGCGCGCCCGGCTCGCCGCCCCGGCCGAGACCGTGCGCCGCGCCCTGACCGACCCGGCCGAGCTGCGCGTCTGGCTGGCCGAGCACGCCGAGGTCGAGCTGCCGCACCGGTACGCGTTCTGGGGCCGCTTCACCCCGGAGGGCGACGCGCCGCACCAGCGGCTGCTCCACGTCGACGAGCACATACTGCGCTTCGCCTGGCTGCTCGACGGCGTGGAGACCACCACCGAGGTCGAGCTGACGCCCGAGGGCGGGACCACCGTCATCACGCTGCGGCAGAGCCATTTCGACTTCGCCGAGGCGATGAGCGGCAGCAGCATCCGCGGCGTGCTGCAGACCTTCTGGGGGCTGGCGATCGCCAACCTCGCCGCCCACCTGGAGAGCCGCCCGCTGCTGCCCCGTACCGACTTCACCTCGTCCGACCTGCGCGGCGAGCTGCTGATCGCCGCCCCGATGGATCGGGTCTGGGCGTCGCTGACCGACTCCGACCAGGCCAGCGCCTGGTTCGGTCACCCGATCGGCATCGAGCCCTGGGTCGGCGGCCGGTACGCCATGGGCGGCTTCGAGTCCGGGTACGCGGCCAAGGTGATCGACCTGGAGCCGGGTCGCAAGGTGTCCGTCGACTGGGGGCCGACCGGGATCATCACCTGGGAGCTGGCCGAGTCCGACGGGAAGACCAAGCTGACCTTCGTGCAGAGCGGCTTCGACGAGGGCCGCCCGCCGTACGCGGCGTGGAGCGGGTCGGTGGCCGGGCTGGCCGAGCTGCGCCGCTACCACGAGGTCGAGAACTGGCAGCCGATCTGGCTCTCGGTGGAGATGCCGGCAACCGCCGGCTCCACCAGCTGA
- a CDS encoding MFS transporter, translated as MRNHPAVVLVAVLLSTLSLPVSLTGASVALPDIGRDLHAGLAGVQWVVNGYNATFASFMLATGALADLFGRRRVYAVGVVVFAAGGLLAAIADSIVLLDVARALAGVGAAAAATSASALLAGAFQGRARARAFGVFGTTIGVGLAFGPSIAGLLIEGFGWRAVFAVPALAACLVLVLVPLLPESRQPHPGRVDWAGTVSFTAALLLLIFGFVQGPEYGWAAPVILAAFAAALALLVVFVRVERRRAEPMFDLALLASPRFLGICLAAATIVAVLVPLLVYLPAYLTTVVGLSPGAAGATLILLTAPTLVLPLLSGALTRLVPATAVTVVSVVVVAVGAAWATVLRPDADTATLAGPLLTIGVGVGLSIGLLDAIAIGSVAPARAATGAGMINTARLTSETVAIAVAGAVLASTTAGRLADPGFTGGLRTVLWSMAALALAAAVAIAVLVRRRGADTDLRSPTVPASAAEH; from the coding sequence GTGCGCAATCACCCGGCCGTCGTGCTGGTGGCCGTACTGCTGTCCACCCTGTCGCTGCCGGTCTCGCTGACCGGCGCGTCCGTCGCGCTGCCCGACATCGGCCGGGACCTCCACGCCGGGCTGGCCGGCGTGCAGTGGGTGGTGAACGGCTACAACGCCACCTTCGCCAGCTTCATGCTGGCCACCGGAGCGCTTGCCGACCTGTTCGGCCGCCGCCGGGTCTACGCCGTCGGCGTCGTGGTCTTCGCCGCCGGCGGGCTGCTCGCCGCGATCGCCGACAGCATCGTGCTCCTCGACGTCGCCCGGGCCCTCGCGGGTGTCGGCGCGGCCGCCGCCGCGACCAGCGCCTCCGCCCTGCTCGCCGGGGCGTTCCAGGGCCGCGCCCGGGCCCGCGCCTTCGGCGTCTTCGGTACGACGATCGGCGTCGGCCTCGCCTTCGGTCCGTCGATCGCCGGGCTGCTCATCGAGGGTTTCGGCTGGCGGGCGGTCTTCGCCGTCCCGGCCCTGGCCGCGTGCCTGGTGCTCGTCCTTGTCCCGCTGCTGCCCGAGTCCCGCCAGCCGCACCCGGGGCGGGTCGACTGGGCCGGCACGGTCTCGTTCACCGCCGCGCTGCTGCTGCTCATCTTCGGCTTCGTCCAGGGCCCCGAGTACGGCTGGGCGGCGCCGGTCATCCTCGCCGCGTTCGCCGCCGCGCTGGCGCTGCTGGTGGTCTTCGTCCGGGTGGAACGCCGCCGCGCCGAACCGATGTTCGACCTGGCCCTGCTGGCGAGCCCCCGGTTCCTCGGCATCTGCCTGGCGGCGGCCACCATCGTCGCGGTGCTGGTGCCGCTGCTGGTCTACCTGCCGGCGTACCTGACCACGGTGGTCGGGCTGAGTCCGGGCGCGGCCGGGGCGACACTGATCCTGCTCACCGCCCCCACCCTGGTGCTGCCACTGCTGAGCGGCGCGCTGACCCGGCTGGTCCCGGCCACCGCGGTCACCGTGGTCTCGGTGGTCGTGGTCGCCGTCGGCGCGGCCTGGGCCACCGTGCTCAGGCCGGACGCGGACACCGCGACGCTGGCCGGGCCGCTGCTGACCATCGGCGTCGGGGTGGGACTCTCCATCGGGCTGCTCGACGCGATCGCGATCGGCAGCGTCGCGCCGGCCCGGGCGGCGACCGGCGCCGGGATGATCAACACGGCGCGGCTGACCAGCGAGACCGTCGCCATCGCGGTGGCCGGTGCGGTGCTGGCCAGCACCACCGCCGGCCGGCTCGCCGACCCGGGCTTCACCGGCGGTCTGCGTACCGTGCTCTGGTCGATGGCCGCGCTGGCGCTGGCCGCCGCGGTGGCCATCGCCGTGCTGGTCCGCCGCCGGGGCGCCGACACCGACCTGCGGTCTCCGACGGTCCCCGCCTCGGCCGCCGAGCACTGA